The stretch of DNA CGTAAATGAAATAGTATTGTGGAgtgtttttaaagatattggctataaattatcgaattcaTGTTTAAagtatgatacagtaactgatgaaaatattgcgagTACAATTCTAACTCAATACAATCGAggttattcattattatatgattatattgacaAATTCAAAACTGTAACTAATTTTGCGGCTGATAaaataatcaatgaaaatattaactttcctagaCGTTCAATGAAAGgtgtattaatattttttactacaacatattctaatggtgcaatgaaagttaaaaataaaatattttgtcaggGCATgcgaatgattgatcaatgggttgaaattaaaaaacattttatgaatgaaaaaaataaactatctgaagattgtaatattaatcaaattgattataatactggtaataaatttgcatgatggttagattttagaacaactgaagataacttattacatggttctgggaagaAATTACGTAATACAAGAGATgggatacaattattcatgaaaaagaaaaaaggaggtCTCAACTATAAATGCATGTTTATGTTATATCGGATGCACAATTAAATACATcaaatttttaattacatagtattcaatattaagaatataaagttaatattgatgatatataaatgggggataaaaaatttcaaaatactaaagaacaatattttaaGAAATGTATGTTATAACCccgagagttcggttgcttattcttctgcaaaaaaatatatggAGTCAGgttaaacaagataaattGAATAAGATAATCCAACAAAAtctagttaaatataaagatattgatgaatttatgttagaacaaccaacatatacaacacataaaaaaaatataaaacccgtaaaactatggtaagttacgTAGATCAACAAAGGCagggagatttaattgatatgataaatcttaaaaaaagataataatgattattggtggatattaaaaataattgatatttttagtcgttatgtgtGGAGCTTCCCGCTCTACAGAAAAGATGCTGCACAAACTTCTTTCAGGTGGTAAACTAaagccagaaaaaatacaatttgatgatggaaaggAATTTGATAACTCATTTGTTCATGTACTCTTAGATTATCAtaatattagaaatttttcaacaaaatcagataAGAAAGCAGCatttgttgaacgatttaatagaacattaagaacaagaatgtcaaaatatttcacagcaaataatacttatgAATGGATTGATGTCATACCAAAATTAATAGAAGGCTTTAATAATCCTTACCATTCATcaattggaatgaaacctattgaactagaaaacctgaaaatgctgaaattgtttggaattacggggcatttcttgtagatgattttgatgagcCTCAATTGGTGAGCCTAAATATAaggttggtcaaaatgttagaatttctaagtataaaaaaatacttgataaaggatacgatcgtaaCATTAcaagagaaatatataacataaaaaaataataacaacatTACCATATGTCTAAAATTAGAAGATTTGGAAGGcgaagaagttgatgggtattttcatgaagaagaattaagtttaactactaacaatctagaacaagaatataaaattggaaattattgaaaacaaaaaatgttaaaaagaaaaaaatattctttagtaaaatgggttgggtGGCcggataaatttaatgaatggatactatcaagtaaaattaaaaatatataaatgaataaagaattattcatatttgaacctcataatatgttatttTCTGGTGTCACGAATTGtggaaaaatatgttttataataaatttatttgaaactttttataaaaactattttgataatatagtattattctGTCCAACGTATGAATTCAATCGAACTTATGATAGAactattactagaaataatgaatttattgtattagatcctaatacagtgaaagaaaatttagatgattgaattaaaatagcaattgatatttataatggaacaaatacattatttattatagatgattgtgcaaatttacatgattcaaaagttagagaaagtgagttatgttaccTAGCTTTCTCTGCTAGACATTTTAGAATTTCAACGTCGGttctaaatcaaaaatataattcaattgtaaaagattttagagagaatataagatttttggttttattctataataaagatagaaaatcaatgaaaaatgcacttgaggaaattgatattattccacatgatttacataatgaatatatggataaattgaaagataataaacaatcaaaattattatttcgaTTACagcacccatttaaatatgaatttatttaaactcaactagcttgttaatctattatatttttagttacattctagttatcTTTTAGTTGTTggtatttgaaacaaaaatcaaataaaattcaacaagaaataaatcaaaattataataattcaactagcttgttaatgtagtatatttttagttacattctagttaaattctagttacaacaacacaactaattttttgttataaaaatgggtggagaaaagaaaatagaatctaaaaattgtgatgttccaattgaaaaaacttgatgatttaggtataacagaaacaaaattaactccagctaatggtgctttaaatgatgttacaacaaaaattaattatgaatattatctttattgcaaacatcaattagaaatattaattgcATCTGGAGAATGTAAAACTTTTATTGGTCttacttataatgaattagatacaatgaaatcagatcaaattattaaattgtttaagatttatgaaactgCAGGaatagctagaattaatgacgcgatatcagaaaatgtaataacatgttattctaagttatgtaattATGTgctaccaattgaagatgaaaataaataatactccgatttaaaaaatgattctttagttatgactggattaaataaatggattgaatATCTATCATtacaattaggtggatttatgacattattatcaactggagttataacattttcatacattgataataaaagtttttctataatgaatgagcgaggtggaagaagtgaaagaattaactgtgaagaaaaaacctggatcacagaaacaaattgaatggtctcggcagtTAGGAATCAAAccaaaagaatttaaaaatgccaaaaaagaaaaaatgaaatttttgataataaagatgGAAATGATGTTATTTCTATTCCCTCTaaatcattcaataaatatttttattaatcaaaCGGTCTTGTAATTGTTATCATTTTGATAGAATGTAGTTGCTataaaaaatctaataaaaaTTATGAtgttaataattctgaaacttattctgttgaaaatgaaaaaacttctgaaattccaaaattcaccataaaaatggattaataacTTTCAAATTAaccaaaaaatcattttatttatctaaaaatatttctttttttaattaattaaatatctcactacttttgtctatctattaggagcaatTTAATtttccagataagtcatttcggattcttgatatttaattaatttcattattttattatttttattattacattttctttttgcttattttatttttttattatttaattttttcattattttatgtttttataattatattcttttacaattttatgtttttactattttatgtttttttttcattttatttgtttaattattttatttattcaacaatttctaactCATGATGACCGTGTTCATCTTTTCCGTGATAGAATATTTTAAAAcgttctaaatcttttaattcctctttACTTAATGAAACCGATTCATCACAAAAAATCCTTTAAATTCTCGTgttgtactaacattacagtaactcaaatttgctgatattttttctccatattcagtttttatcttttctagttttgatattttatgttcgatttcttttgtaacatcgactaacttttttacttcaaattgttttttgctggttttattttattatttattgatgtTACTTTTCTCTCTCCCATTTATCaggggaaaaaattaaaagtggTGTTGAGTGATATTCtgacctctcgacctctggtatgaaaaccCACTTTTCCAATAactgatattcatataaatgatattcatataaatgatattcatatgaaattcatatatatgaaattaaaaatatgaaaaaataattctaatttctaatcaatctgaaacctattgaaaactaaattaaTTGGGATCGAAGCGAACAGCGGTGCGACtaattaatttaattttcaataggtttcagattcatttattcattcatttatttatttatttcttgaatAATTTACATCAATAGATACCAGATTCACAAAATGACAATGAAGTGCCGAGCACTGACACCATATTGAAGGATGCGGACAGCACCGTGATGGAAACTGTGCCGAGCACTGGTAccagccgcgatcacacgaacAAATTACGCCTAGGTCAAATTTGGCatggaacaactgttcacacggatGCCATATGGacccgagcctgtttggcccgggctgaatttggcccgaccaaaaacgtcggaccaggcccgagccagattttagcaccagacaaatgattgcgtttgaattgctactggcaccggaaatgatccacttcgctttgtttgagcattgtttagtatcgactgaatggtttgcgtgtgaacgcgctctctaattgggcacgggccaaatttgggccGAGCTTGATccatgccaatttggcccgagccaaatcgtgtccgtgtgatcgcggctattggAGGAAGTGGATGGCACCGCGATTGAAACTGTGCCGAGCACCGATACCACATTGGAGGATACGGAATCTCCGTTTTTCATGGCTTGTTTTTTTCACGGATGTGTCTGATCTCAGCCGCCGTCTCTGGACCTATAGTTCTCGCTAATTGAGATACGCGCTCCCCATCGGGAAACTTCACACACCTATAGGCGACCCCTTTTTACCCGTTCTTTTCGGGAGCTTATAAACTCGTTGAAACTGAATACCTTCTGCGTCACTAACTTCAAACATATCTTTAAACACGGAACGAAGGAGGAGCGCACAATTTTTGCGGTTTGGATTTTTACTTTCAGTTTCGCCGGCTCCAACATCAAATCGCATCATATATATCATAGGACTCTAAGTTGTTAATTCGTTCCATATTTCTCTTGGTCATTTCCGCAATATCAGACACTGTGTTATTCATTTCCAGCATGTCGGCCCGCATACAATCATGTTTTAGTCGGGTATTTATAACATAATTGTTTGTATAGCAgtcatatcttttttttctaatatatcgGTTCGTTTAGTTAATGGAAAGATGGAGGCGGAAATACTCCCGACTGCAACATTGAGATCGGGTGAGAAACATTGAGAAAATGATCGCTCAATTTAGATATAACTTAGACCAATTGCTTgttgttatttgaaatatcaaatcaatgaattaaatgaatagTTTATGAGAAGCTTTTTACAAGCTAGTTTGTTGCAATTTATGATATCAAATcaacaatgaaatgaatagttCACGACGATTTGACGCACTAATTAGTTATAATTAATCGAATCAAGAGTTTGGTTGAAAGCATTAGATTAAAATTCTTGTTCTTCTTTTTTCTTATTCTTATGTGATCGGTTTGCCGGTTGATGACGCACATCCAATTTGATTGACAAACGTTTAagtttgataaaataaattcCGCATCAGAAATGGTGTCTTCAAGTTGGGATTAAATTTGGTTTAAAATAGTTGAATACTTTTTGCTGTGCCCTCTTGGAAAAATGCTCTCCACGCCGTTTACGtgatataatgattctcataatataatatatctataacatcatttgaatcataatcttttgataaatataaaggttctaatgtgtAATGTTTTGTATAAtcaccttttgtatttggtaatttaatcaaatcgaatatatttatttttgtattattatctctttctatttctgGTATATCCTTATATCTAACGGGATAcctatctatcttataattattttcaaatggtataTAATTTGATAATCGATAAATATGATgagttgcaggatgtaaacaacttatgattgaccatagaaaacaattatcatcttcgttttgtacatttataacagcattagttttgaATGGTAAATTAATATAACTTgttgcttcaatatctggatctttataatatgataaatttttttcatctattggcttttttcatctattggcttagttgatttattaatttttgtaTTGTACACGTGTAACGtcataaacattatttcatcgaatatcaAACCAGATCCTTTGTAATAagtctcttctattttattttttacatcattataacatttatctaatctaTCATCTATATGCCGTTTAGATGTAATATGTtatgaatgagaatttatattatatattggttgatcttcagattttataaatttaactttagcagatatactaatttttggtattctatatctgtaattatttttattatatctttcatattttctcatatttttttattttcttctaatgttttacctttataaagtttaaattcaatagCAGCTTGaccaatatttgatttaaaagcttcagttatttctatttcttttttatcatctaatgaatcaaatataatttctaacatcttccatgtatggtctttcattgtttaatttattttttatatttcttactatcttttctttcttatcattatctttatcaaaataatcttcacctaaaatatcattgttaatatttctaatatgacatttagattttaaatgttgtaaataatatattttgttactgaatgattgattacatgtatcacatttatatagttctttttcattcttcagttcttctaatttagtttctagtatatcatctttatattctaatttcgatttattttctaagtgagatttagttttattatgtcttgctttttgagatttatctatattctTTTTACATGTGGGGCAGAAGTACTTCTTGTTTGctttaatatataattttttattaaaattgatttcattatgatatatgttatatataaaatattgtatataaatattagaGTAAGTGTTTAATAGTTGTTTCAGGCTAGAGGTTGAAAGGTTGAgtgaataaaaaaacaaatataaaaagtaattttaatttctaaccttaatatatattcatagtcGTGTGTATTTTAAGGTAATTATTAAAggaataaattaatattactagaaaagatttaattatataaatctaTTCTATTGTGTTTAATATAAATTGGTCGCTCCGTTCccaatttattcaatttcaataagctttgaaattaaaattactaatattttagaataaatgtTTATACAATATATTTAAAAATACACACgactatgaatatatattatagttagaaattaaattactttttatatttgtttttttattcacTCGACCTCTGGCCTGAAACAACTATTATACACTTACTCCCGAGCCCCGAAACGATGACAGCTACAAATCCAGACGAGTGTGTGTCCGAACCCTCTTCGAATACACATATATACGAATAGATTTATCATTGCATTAACGGAGTGTAATAAGTACCCTAAATGATAAGGTCTATATTTCCGTGCCAGGTTCGTCGGTAAAACCGCCGGTAGAAACGTGTTCACTAAATCTAATACGTACTCGGCCATGAATATTACGTTCAAAGCCAGTATTGTCATTGTGATTTGTCGACTTTGTTTGCTATGCATAGAATTCGATTCTTTTTCGCTTTTCTGCAGTGTCCGACGCGTTAAAGCCGCCGCCCGCACTAGGAAAACCATATGAACGTTACACGCCGAGACAATCAGACCGGGGATCGTTTTCAGAACTATTTGACCGAAAATGAAATCGTAATAAAACGCATATCGTCGATTCAGAAGCAACAGTTTCCGTTGGCCTGTGTACGTACACGGTTGATCGTGATGAACTGTATACGTCTCTTTATCCCAGATTGTCGGTATTTCAAAGGCGAATGTTAGAATCCAAGCAATTGCTGAAATACGGAATGCAATACCGATTCTACATATTCTTCTGGCTGAAAGTGGGAACCTAATGGCTATGTAGCGATCAATACTTAACGCGAAAAGAATCCAGGGACTCGTATTTGTGGTCATCTGGAATATTACGTCGACGTACAAGTGGACATAGTAGGCGTAAGCTCGATAGATGTAATCGTAGCGAATGAATTCAAACGGGTTGTACGATGATAAAATTCGCAAGTCACGTCCAAATACCCCGGTTAAACAGTTCGTTGCATCGGCTATAGCGAGCACCTGAAGATACACTATACTGCTGCCTCTAAGTGACATGGTGCGAAGAACTATGAACGCAAGGGTGTTGGAGATGATACCAATGGAGTAAAGTATCGCACGAGCGATCGTCATCAAGACAGCATATGAGTACGTACCGGTACCGAACTTTCCATCACAGATCGAACTGCAGCATACGTCGGTGTAGTTTGCCATAATCGTCGACGTAATTCCTCGATTCGTTATATGCAAGGATCGTGAAATTACCTCCAGAGAGTGATGAAATTGATGGAAGATTACACGCGATTATGCGATTGCTACACGTGAACTACGTCCATTTTCTTGGCGTCTTTCTCATGGAAGCAAGCCgatcaataatcattatacatCATATTTCTGTAGCTTGCCGCCGACAATGGATATCACTCGATAGTTTCTTAAGTTCAGTCCGTAGTTTTCCGATAGAACATTATGATTCACTGTTTCAAATGCACGTAAAAGGTCATAAAATTTTCCTAACGGCATTTTATATCAATGGTTCTTCCTGAATAGAATCCAAATCGATATGGAGACGGTATTATATACTTTAACCTCATGTGTTTATTACCTTTTCTAAGATCGTAGAAACACACGGG from Tubulanus polymorphus chromosome 11, tnTubPoly1.2, whole genome shotgun sequence encodes:
- the LOC141912989 gene encoding FMRFamide receptor-like; this translates as MSLRGSSIVYLQVLAIADATNCLTGVFGRDLRILSSYNPFEFIRYDYIYRAYAYYVHLYVDVIFQMTTNTSPWILFALSIDRYIAIRFPLSARRICRIGIAFRISAIAWILTFAFEIPTIWDKETYTVHHDQPCTYTGQRKLLLLNRRYAFYYDFIFGQIVLKTIPGLIVSACNVHMVFLVRAAALTRRTLQKSEKESNSMHSKQSRQITMTILALNVIFMAEYVLDLVNTFLPAVLPTNLARKYRPYHLGYLLHSVNAMINLFVYMCIRRGFGHTLVWICSCHRFGARE